A section of the Arabiibacter massiliensis genome encodes:
- a CDS encoding NYN domain-containing protein, whose translation MARQRKKLLLVDGYNVLRSGSRYRVAPEEDYTDDTFNAAREMLINDVVNYAGRDFRAIIVFDGARNAFSNGEAEKVGGVSIVFSPAGQSADKVIEKLAHDARERQVETLVVTSDATIQDTTFGFGVDRMSADGFSREVDRCYEEARLDDTPKAAVKNTVADRIDAATLAALKALRDGA comes from the coding sequence GTGGCCAGGCAACGCAAGAAGCTTTTGCTCGTGGACGGGTACAACGTGCTGCGCTCCGGCAGCCGCTACCGCGTCGCGCCCGAGGAGGACTACACCGACGACACGTTCAACGCGGCGCGCGAGATGCTCATCAACGACGTGGTGAACTACGCCGGGCGCGACTTCCGGGCCATCATCGTGTTCGACGGCGCGCGAAACGCGTTCTCGAACGGGGAGGCCGAGAAGGTGGGCGGCGTGAGCATCGTGTTCTCGCCGGCGGGCCAGTCGGCCGACAAGGTGATCGAGAAGCTGGCGCACGATGCGCGCGAGCGGCAGGTGGAGACGCTCGTGGTGACGAGCGACGCCACCATCCAGGACACCACCTTCGGGTTCGGCGTGGACCGCATGAGCGCCGACGGGTTCTCGCGCGAGGTGGACCGGTGCTACGAGGAGGCCCGCCTCGACGACACCCCGAAGGCGGCCGTGAAGAACACGGTGGCCGACCGCATCGACGCCGCCACCCTCGCAGCCCTCAAAGCCCTGCGCGACGGCGCGTGA
- the rlmB gene encoding 23S rRNA (guanosine(2251)-2'-O)-methyltransferase RlmB has product MADFIEGKRPVIEALRTGVPIKSILMADNVQKDGLIEDILRKAKRAGVDVEKVPRKILDAKSDRGSHQGVMAKAAPFPYVGIGDIIDAAAKSAERDEGRALVVILDHITDAGNLGAVARSAEAVGACGIVIPNKRSAHVEASTYKSSAGAIAHVPVAQVSNLVQTMGRLKDEGFWIAGATEHASDLMWDVNLKGKIALVMGNEQEGISRLVMEHCDFLAKLPLEGEVASLNVAQASTACMYEWLRQNRAGR; this is encoded by the coding sequence ATGGCTGATTTCATCGAGGGCAAGCGCCCCGTCATCGAGGCGCTGCGCACGGGCGTGCCCATCAAGAGCATCCTCATGGCCGACAACGTGCAGAAGGACGGCCTCATCGAGGACATCCTGCGCAAGGCGAAGCGCGCCGGCGTGGACGTGGAGAAGGTGCCGCGCAAGATCCTGGACGCCAAGTCCGACCGCGGCAGCCACCAGGGCGTCATGGCGAAGGCCGCGCCGTTTCCCTACGTGGGCATCGGCGACATCATCGACGCGGCGGCCAAGTCGGCCGAGCGCGACGAGGGCCGCGCGCTCGTGGTCATCCTCGACCACATCACCGACGCGGGCAACCTGGGCGCCGTCGCGCGCAGCGCCGAGGCCGTGGGCGCGTGCGGCATCGTGATCCCCAACAAGCGCAGCGCGCACGTGGAGGCGTCCACCTACAAGAGCTCGGCCGGCGCCATCGCGCACGTGCCCGTGGCGCAGGTGTCGAACCTCGTGCAGACGATGGGCCGCCTCAAGGACGAGGGCTTCTGGATCGCCGGCGCCACCGAGCACGCCTCGGACCTCATGTGGGACGTGAACCTCAAGGGCAAGATCGCGCTCGTGATGGGCAACGAGCAAGAGGGCATCTCGCGCCTCGTGATGGAGCACTGCGACTTTTTGGCGAAGCTGCCGCTCGAGGGCGAGGTGGCCTCCCTCAACGTGGCCCAGGCCTCCACCGCCTGCATGTACGAGTGGCTGCGCCAGAACCGCGCGGGCCGCTAA
- a CDS encoding TRIC cation channel family protein gives MPLPAHNLSEEPMDATALQQLFADTDVLTVPWSIDYFSVIVGVLTGALFACDRKLDIVGTVVLGLVAGYGGGVIRDMLMQDKGVYFTSHPDLILICIAICAFVFYFRGLFRHLDATVFFADALSVGLFALAGASKAFSFGEGFVLSVILGAITAVGGGAVRDICVGETPGIFQQSNFYAVAGLGGSLVFVAMAYAGAPLPLAGVACVFAVVFLRYWSVYFDWRTRDEADLTPHVARGLGKAKRIAAGVFLHGGDATAAQKERRRRGRWRRNRDKRD, from the coding sequence ATGCCCCTGCCCGCGCACAACCTTTCCGAGGAGCCCATGGACGCCACCGCCTTGCAGCAGCTGTTCGCCGACACCGACGTGCTCACGGTGCCGTGGAGCATCGACTACTTCTCCGTCATCGTCGGCGTGCTCACGGGCGCGCTGTTCGCGTGCGACCGCAAGCTCGACATCGTGGGCACGGTGGTGCTCGGCCTGGTCGCGGGGTACGGCGGCGGCGTCATCCGCGACATGCTCATGCAGGACAAGGGCGTGTACTTCACCTCGCATCCCGACCTCATCCTCATCTGCATCGCCATCTGCGCGTTCGTGTTCTACTTCCGCGGGCTGTTCCGCCACCTCGATGCCACGGTGTTCTTCGCCGACGCGCTGTCGGTGGGCCTGTTCGCGCTCGCCGGCGCATCCAAGGCGTTCTCGTTCGGCGAGGGCTTCGTGCTGTCGGTGATCCTCGGTGCCATCACGGCCGTGGGCGGCGGCGCGGTGCGCGACATCTGCGTGGGCGAGACCCCCGGCATCTTCCAGCAGTCGAACTTCTACGCGGTGGCGGGCCTGGGCGGGTCGCTCGTGTTCGTCGCCATGGCCTACGCGGGCGCGCCGCTTCCCCTGGCGGGCGTGGCCTGCGTCTTCGCCGTCGTATTCCTGCGCTACTGGAGCGTGTACTTCGACTGGAGGACGCGCGACGAGGCCGACCTCACACCGCATGTGGCGCGCGGGCTGGGCAAGGCGAAGCGCATCGCGGCCGGCGTGTTCCTGCACGGCGGCGACGCTACGGCCGCGCAGAAGGAGCGCCGCCGCCGGGGCCGCTGGCGCCGCAACCGCGACAAGCGCGACTGA
- a CDS encoding molecular chaperone TorD family protein produces MAEEIPWKTLSEAYAFIGNSLLKPMTQTPTVGLDPAFWEGFPTFDEGIAEAVAGCLRYAEAAAERAEAGGDEAQRCAVEFTRLFVGPPKPAAAPWETMHRGQDVTVGFGQPTFEMRQLLREAGLEVKNENNQYEDHMGIELLLLSTLCARQDAEPDAEGARKIAEFIDAHPLAWVGKLHARVAEEAPEGYFAALLALEEVLLRWHRAQLG; encoded by the coding sequence ATGGCGGAAGAGATCCCCTGGAAGACCCTGTCCGAAGCCTACGCGTTCATCGGGAACTCCCTGTTGAAGCCCATGACGCAGACGCCGACGGTGGGCTTGGACCCCGCGTTCTGGGAAGGGTTCCCCACCTTCGACGAGGGCATAGCCGAAGCCGTCGCCGGGTGCCTGCGCTACGCGGAGGCCGCGGCCGAGCGCGCCGAGGCCGGCGGCGACGAGGCCCAGCGCTGCGCGGTGGAGTTCACCCGCCTGTTCGTCGGCCCGCCGAAGCCCGCCGCCGCCCCGTGGGAGACGATGCACCGCGGCCAGGATGTGACCGTGGGGTTCGGCCAGCCCACCTTCGAGATGCGCCAGCTTCTGCGCGAGGCGGGCCTCGAGGTGAAGAACGAGAACAACCAGTACGAGGACCACATGGGCATCGAGCTGCTGCTGCTGTCCACCCTGTGTGCCCGCCAAGACGCGGAGCCCGACGCCGAGGGCGCGCGGAAGATCGCGGAGTTCATCGATGCGCATCCGCTCGCCTGGGTGGGGAAGCTGCACGCCCGCGTGGCCGAGGAAGCGCCGGAAGGCTACTTCGCCGCGCTGCTCGCCCTCGAGGAGGTTCTGCTCCGCTGGCACCGCGCGCAGCTGGGATAG
- the nrfD gene encoding NrfD/PsrC family molybdoenzyme membrane anchor subunit, with protein MGTSAKFKTAAGVLGALTAAGIAAWIYQLANGLGVTGMSNGTSWGLYITMFMFFVGLSAGGLIVASSASVFHVADYKKVALPAVILSTVCICVAGMFVLIDLGGIQRVWRIVTGPSPASPLFWDICVIMLYLVINIVYLRFMTSKKPGAADKVAVVSRFALPVAILVHSVTAWIFGLEMAREGWYSAIMAPLFVVSAMDSGLALLILSLMGLDKAGWFKVEKGLLSKLAGLLAACIAIDAFFIGCEVLTMAYPGAAGAETLAIMATGATAPFFWFEIVAGLLVPFCILVFSKNRARMGLVAAASVLVVAGVFFKRVWLLLTSFVEFNVAGAPGVSLGTTAAQQGGTGMWAMLGTYAPTWVEIVVAVGVVSLGALAFIVLARRLLVGRDATRAVPSPAAGEAA; from the coding sequence ATGGGAACCTCTGCGAAATTCAAGACCGCGGCCGGCGTGCTCGGCGCGCTCACGGCGGCGGGGATCGCCGCTTGGATCTACCAGCTGGCGAACGGCCTGGGCGTCACCGGCATGTCGAACGGCACGTCGTGGGGCCTCTACATCACCATGTTCATGTTCTTCGTGGGCCTGTCGGCCGGCGGCCTGATCGTGGCCTCGTCCGCCTCGGTGTTCCATGTGGCCGATTACAAGAAGGTGGCGCTGCCCGCGGTCATCCTGTCCACCGTGTGCATCTGCGTGGCGGGCATGTTCGTGCTCATCGACCTCGGCGGCATCCAGCGCGTGTGGCGCATCGTCACGGGGCCGAGCCCGGCATCGCCGCTGTTCTGGGACATCTGCGTCATCATGCTCTACCTGGTTATCAACATCGTTTACCTGCGCTTCATGACCTCGAAGAAGCCGGGCGCGGCCGACAAGGTGGCCGTCGTGAGCCGCTTCGCGCTGCCGGTGGCCATCCTCGTGCACTCGGTGACCGCATGGATCTTCGGCCTGGAGATGGCGCGCGAGGGCTGGTACTCGGCCATCATGGCGCCGCTGTTCGTGGTGAGCGCCATGGACTCCGGCCTGGCGCTGCTCATCTTGTCGCTCATGGGCCTGGACAAAGCCGGTTGGTTCAAGGTGGAGAAAGGGCTCCTGTCCAAGCTGGCCGGACTGCTTGCCGCCTGCATCGCCATCGACGCCTTCTTCATCGGGTGCGAGGTGCTGACCATGGCTTATCCCGGCGCCGCCGGTGCGGAGACGCTTGCCATCATGGCGACGGGCGCCACGGCCCCGTTCTTCTGGTTCGAGATCGTCGCCGGGCTGCTCGTGCCGTTCTGCATCCTCGTGTTCTCGAAGAACCGCGCGCGCATGGGGCTGGTGGCCGCGGCGAGCGTGCTCGTGGTGGCGGGCGTGTTCTTCAAGCGCGTGTGGCTCTTGCTCACCTCGTTCGTCGAGTTCAACGTGGCAGGCGCGCCGGGCGTGTCGCTGGGCACGACGGCTGCGCAGCAGGGCGGGACGGGCATGTGGGCGATGCTCGGCACGTACGCTCCCACCTGGGTGGAGATCGTGGTGGCCGTGGGCGTGGTGTCGCTTGGGGCGCTCGCGTTCATCGTGTTGGCGCGCCGGCTGCTTGTCGGCCGTGACGCGACGCGCGCCGTTCCCTCGCCGGCTGCAGGCGAGGCCGCGTAG
- a CDS encoding 4Fe-4S dicluster domain-containing protein, translating to MTRLGIAINTRRCIGCQTCALSCKMQNRVPDGMMWNRVITEGADVLDGAVGTYPRLSRTYLPIACQHCENPACLRVCPTGATYKDDKGRVEVDYEKCIGCRMCMAACPYNARVFNWNDPAFKPDFAYGDDSVPVRTKGVVEKCTLCKERTDRDEEPMCVQNCPYEARIFGDLDDPNSEISRVVREKEADILLPEQGTRPQIYYFN from the coding sequence ATGACTCGTTTGGGAATAGCCATCAACACAAGGCGCTGCATCGGATGCCAAACCTGCGCGCTTTCGTGCAAGATGCAGAACAGGGTCCCCGATGGCATGATGTGGAACCGCGTCATCACCGAAGGCGCCGATGTGCTCGACGGGGCGGTGGGGACGTATCCGCGCCTGTCACGAACCTATCTTCCGATAGCCTGCCAGCACTGCGAGAACCCCGCATGCCTGCGCGTGTGCCCCACCGGAGCCACGTATAAGGACGACAAGGGACGCGTGGAGGTCGATTACGAGAAGTGCATCGGCTGCCGTATGTGTATGGCGGCGTGCCCGTACAACGCGCGCGTATTCAATTGGAACGACCCGGCGTTCAAGCCCGATTTCGCGTATGGGGACGATTCCGTGCCGGTTCGAACTAAGGGTGTGGTGGAGAAGTGCACGCTTTGCAAAGAGCGCACCGACCGCGACGAGGAGCCGATGTGCGTGCAGAACTGCCCGTACGAAGCCCGCATCTTCGGCGACCTCGACGATCCGAACAGCGAGATCTCGCGCGTCGTGCGCGAGAAGGAAGCCGACATCCTGCTTCCCGAGCAGGGAACCCGTCCGCAAATCTACTATTTCAACTAA
- a CDS encoding molybdopterin-dependent oxidoreductase: MSGTSNPHGGLTRRGFLKATGAAAGALGLAGAAGMTAADTWLAPTEAHAEPEETVGYTFHQNHCTGHCSLKCTVRDGRLALIEPNDAESYDKRYRIACVRGISEIEHVYSEARIQTPLKRVGERGSGEFVAISWDEALEEIKKNLGDVWSKYGKEAVVVAGTSDVKVRYPHLKQIFNAQQDGRTGIDIGVGNGLGPMIGDSSSFVICTSESRDWCRAKTIILASTNFLESSVPSAKNFFEAQEAGATIISVDTHFTTTAGKADQWVPIEPGTDGALFQGMISCILDNEWYDEASMKTGTSFPFLVNTKTGKLLRAQGDSAGEEGQTAWVAYGDTVSGANTDEKKSPGFMVWDTVSGSAVLFESETAVPALTGQYEIDGSTYTTVFELLKKSQKDNGFTVEWASQKTSIPVETIEDLARRYALETPATISLGWGGSDKYMNSDICGHAAGVLAALTGNYGKPGASVGVHVGGNYSGWSAKLAAWKLPKEYKVAKQEMASYRMRYEDNGVHAYVALGDMFQQHYANMNVTKEWLNTLDFILYIDIYHTTSADWADIVLPACSKFETSEEVESLKVAYGHVLAQGKVLDPLFESKPDLEIERLLAKTMGIPESVLPKSSYEFCEYQLAQSTDPKLKGMTLRSLLDNQGVLPLPGIDEIRETYASQVAKTDSGRFDVYLEKRLEAGQALPVYEDPQEVHSGNALRQKYPLQFYQARTKFQIHSMFCDAAWIKQFYEPHIEMNPVDMEARGLSAGDVVEVFNDRGSMQVKVAANEIVRPGCTRIFEGLWTRHMIKGNLQELTNDDLSPREDILQAGTCIAFQDTLVEVRKA, encoded by the coding sequence ATGTCAGGAACCAGCAACCCGCACGGCGGGCTCACGAGAAGGGGCTTTCTCAAGGCGACGGGCGCTGCAGCAGGCGCGCTCGGCCTCGCCGGCGCCGCCGGCATGACCGCGGCCGACACCTGGCTCGCGCCAACGGAGGCGCACGCCGAGCCGGAGGAGACGGTTGGCTACACGTTCCACCAGAACCACTGCACCGGGCACTGCTCGCTGAAGTGTACGGTGAGGGACGGGCGGCTCGCGCTCATCGAGCCCAACGATGCAGAGTCGTACGACAAGCGCTATCGCATCGCCTGCGTGCGCGGCATATCGGAAATCGAGCACGTGTACAGTGAGGCGCGCATCCAGACCCCGCTCAAGCGCGTTGGCGAACGCGGTTCGGGCGAATTCGTTGCAATCAGCTGGGACGAAGCGCTGGAGGAAATAAAGAAGAACCTCGGTGACGTCTGGAGCAAATACGGCAAAGAGGCGGTGGTTGTCGCTGGCACCTCCGATGTTAAGGTTCGCTATCCGCATCTGAAGCAGATCTTTAACGCGCAGCAGGATGGCAGGACGGGCATCGATATCGGTGTGGGTAACGGGCTGGGGCCGATGATCGGGGATTCATCTTCGTTCGTCATCTGTACGAGTGAGTCGCGCGATTGGTGCCGCGCTAAGACGATCATCCTTGCCAGCACGAACTTCCTCGAGTCGAGCGTCCCTTCGGCGAAGAACTTCTTCGAAGCTCAGGAAGCGGGCGCGACCATCATTTCCGTGGACACGCATTTCACCACCACGGCCGGGAAGGCCGACCAGTGGGTTCCCATCGAGCCCGGTACAGACGGGGCCCTGTTCCAGGGGATGATCAGCTGCATTCTGGACAACGAGTGGTACGATGAGGCTTCGATGAAGACGGGTACGTCCTTCCCGTTCTTGGTGAACACAAAAACGGGCAAGCTGCTCCGCGCGCAGGGCGATTCGGCGGGCGAAGAAGGTCAGACGGCTTGGGTGGCCTACGGCGATACGGTTTCCGGCGCGAATACCGATGAGAAGAAGTCACCCGGCTTCATGGTGTGGGATACGGTGTCCGGCTCCGCTGTCCTGTTCGAATCCGAAACAGCAGTCCCGGCGCTGACCGGGCAGTACGAGATCGATGGGTCTACGTATACAACGGTGTTCGAACTGTTGAAGAAAAGCCAGAAGGACAACGGCTTCACCGTGGAGTGGGCATCGCAGAAAACGTCCATCCCTGTCGAGACGATCGAGGACCTCGCGCGCCGCTACGCGCTCGAAACGCCCGCGACCATCTCGCTTGGTTGGGGCGGGTCGGACAAGTACATGAACTCCGACATTTGCGGCCATGCGGCAGGTGTGCTTGCAGCGCTGACGGGCAACTACGGTAAGCCGGGCGCGAGTGTCGGTGTCCATGTGGGCGGCAACTACAGCGGCTGGTCGGCCAAGCTGGCGGCCTGGAAACTGCCCAAGGAATACAAGGTCGCGAAGCAGGAAATGGCCTCCTACAGGATGCGATACGAAGACAACGGCGTGCATGCCTATGTCGCACTGGGTGATATGTTCCAGCAGCACTACGCGAACATGAACGTCACCAAAGAATGGCTCAACACCCTCGACTTCATCCTGTACATCGACATCTACCATACGACAAGTGCCGACTGGGCCGACATTGTCCTACCGGCGTGCTCCAAGTTCGAGACCTCCGAGGAGGTCGAGTCGCTCAAAGTGGCGTACGGCCATGTGCTCGCGCAGGGTAAAGTGCTAGACCCGCTGTTCGAAAGCAAGCCCGACCTGGAAATAGAGCGCCTGCTGGCCAAGACGATGGGCATTCCCGAGAGCGTCCTGCCGAAGAGCTCCTACGAGTTCTGCGAGTACCAACTGGCCCAATCGACGGATCCGAAGCTCAAGGGCATGACGCTGCGCAGCCTTCTGGACAATCAAGGCGTACTCCCGCTTCCTGGCATCGACGAGATCCGCGAGACGTATGCATCCCAGGTTGCGAAGACTGATTCAGGGAGATTCGACGTGTACCTGGAAAAGCGCCTGGAAGCAGGGCAAGCGCTCCCGGTTTACGAAGACCCGCAAGAAGTGCATTCAGGAAACGCTCTGCGCCAGAAGTACCCGCTGCAATTCTACCAGGCCAGAACCAAGTTCCAGATTCACAGCATGTTCTGTGACGCGGCCTGGATCAAGCAATTCTACGAGCCCCATATCGAAATGAACCCCGTCGACATGGAAGCGCGCGGTCTTTCTGCAGGCGACGTGGTTGAGGTGTTCAACGATCGCGGGTCGATGCAGGTGAAGGTGGCGGCGAACGAGATCGTCCGTCCTGGATGCACGAGGATATTCGAGGGCCTTTGGACGAGGCACATGATCAAGGGCAACCTCCAAGAGCTGACGAACGACGATCTATCTCCCCGGGAGGACATCCTCCAGGCGGGCACCTGCATCGCGTTCCAAGACACCCTCGTCGAAGTGCGAAAGGCATAG